A window from Citrus sinensis cultivar Valencia sweet orange chromosome 5, DVS_A1.0, whole genome shotgun sequence encodes these proteins:
- the LOC107175134 gene encoding uncharacterized protein LOC107175134 yields the protein MAPDVPPEGLMGDPTRMREDSSSEGSDPARRVARISKGKSVKQSTGVRQEEEPISHKRFEDLAHAILRAVGSRAPESSLPPVTLEAPPPQTDDQAMVRRGVPEASKPKPRPSGTRSKFQTMGSRDERSTASCNSRSSQGTRRAKRTHEDLREKLNAKRASQMAATSSGTPRVPLELVEKMENLEAQVKLLSEKQNITAAPTPMTYQSPFTMEIRTAALPEAFAMPQIPQYSGTTDPSEHAELYRDQMLIKGVDESAMCRMFTHTLTGPAKSWFRSLKAGSISSLHQLLSEFTKEFSYASTQDRVASKLAFIKQGEAEPLAEYVSRFHQEVLRTGAFGNQYTLTHFEKNLRLGKLWRSFQKKRPLSYGEARSRALQQVEMDEKCQLKRQEDKADVTKNKEKPKRVEAPIPRVPRARSPPRAALRGRGYNPQGASRVPQPPRSPPPDQREPPPRPRYESYHPLNRSPEQIFYHIRDSGLLRPPKPMKKYPNMKRSLKYCEFHEDFGHSTAECFTLREEIESLILSGYLKEFVAGMREAQKSAEHDKGKRVADGSPEREVPLGHKKGVYVRMIMGGPTLAGQSRRAIKGYGRSLSITTNMGREVNLNEWGTPKVPHHPPPILFTEKDAEGISYPHDDAFVITLKVATGKVARTLVDTGSSVDIIFKSALDQLLIESPKITPYATPLIGFAGDMVIPKGIITLPVTLGKVPHRVVHMIDFLIVDHPGAYNIILGRPFLVATKAVVSMHYLAMKVPAAQEVITIKGDQQSARGCYSVASKVTYQIASDPPMKGYPSGSQPTPSPSKRALARQRRTVLKKSPQVAHPREKLEFSPREMEAVTGDSSRVPHGDQEEPRCEVEAPLDPRILKDEMRGTPVEDLISVSICATDPTKTVKVGSNLSKEQREKLITFLCEHLDVFAWSHSDMPGIPHSLSCHKLNVSPHNKPVKQKRRAFNQERYDAIEQEVDRLLVARFIREAVYPDWVSNVVLVKKSNGKWRMCVDFTDLNKSCPKDSFPLPRVDQLVDATAGHEMLSFMDAFSGYNQIPMYEPDQEKTAFITNRGLYCYKVMPFGLKNAGATYQRLVNKIFKEQIGRTMEVYIDDMITKSVHAGEHLGHLRDIFTVLRKHQMRLNPEKCAFGVTSGKFLGFMVQQRGIEANPDKIRAVLDMKSPSTIKEVQSLAGRVAALSRFISKATDRCKPFFKALKTGKKLQWTPDCEEAFQELKGYLVNAPLLAKPEPGEVLLLYLAVSEHATSSVLLREEDNGVQRPIYYTSKAMVDAEKRYPTSEKIILALVVSARKLRPYFQAHTIAVVTNLPLRQILQKLDMSGRLLRWSLELSEFDIIFKLRSAIKAQAIADFIAEFANDSSGEGDLRYLLDTPPTDEEEQVWEIYVDGSSNSHGSGAGVIIIDPNKVKICYALQFGFKASNNEAEYEAIIAGLRMSKALGAKRVHVKSDSQLVVSQITAQYQAKEENMKGYLEKTRELMSQFCEVKVERVPRLENSEADTLAKMASLGVAQSAGPITTEHIPAPSIDLLEPLEVGSLSNEVLWMEPIIRHLKDGDLPSDKSEARRLKYKAARYCLIQDTLYRRGFTLPYLKCLGSDEAEYVMREIHEGICGNHYGAQSLAQKALRQGYYWPTMREDAKNMVRNCDKCQRFARVPHLPPEKLTVISSPWPFAMWGVDLIGPLPTGKGQAKHAIVAVDYFTKWAEAEPLTSITERKTTEFIWKNLICRFGIPYAIISDNGKQFDNEKFRSFCSELGIANRFATPAHPQSNGQVEAVNKIIKGILKKKLEERKGAWVDELPGVLWAYRTTQNTSTRETPFSLAFGVDAVIPAEIGVPSHRVEYFDEAENTSLVASNLDLVAEKRARAELRTAIYQHRISGLYEKRVRPRSFKKGDLVLRRVTQNTRVPYEGAFGANWEGPYRIDKPVGTGAYRLLHMDGTIVRHPWNAAMLRKYY from the coding sequence ATGGCACCCGACGTACCTCCCGAAGGTTTAATGGGGGATCCTACAAGGATGAGAGAGGACAGCAGCAGTGAAGGCAGTGATCCCGCGAGAAGGGTAGCCCGCATCAGTAAGGGCAAGAGTGTCAAGCAGTCGACGGGTGTTCGCCAAGAAGAAGAACCTATTTCGCACAAGCGTTTTGAGGATCTTGCTCACGCAATACTTAGGGCGGTTGGATCTCGGGCACCCGAAAGTTCACTTCCACCAGTGACGCTAGAAGCTCCACCACCTCAAACGGACGACCAAGCTATGGTCAGAAGAGGGGTACCCGAGGCCAGCAAGCCAAAGCCTAGGCCATCGGGTACCCGTTCTAAGTTTCAAACCATGGGCTCCCGCGACGAGCGTTCCACCGCCTCTTGCAATTCCCGCAGTAGCCAGGGTACGAGGCGTGCAAAGCGTACCCACGAGGATCTCCGTGAGAAGTTAAACGCCAAAAGGGCTTCTCAAATGGCGGCGACATCATCAGGTACACCGAGGGTACCCCTCGAACTTGTGGAAAAGATGGAGAACCTGGAAGCCCAAGTGAAGCTCCTCTCCGAGAAGCAAAACATCACAGCTGCACCAACGCCAATGACCTACCAATCGCCATTCACTATGGAGATTAGGACAGCAGCTCTCCCCGAGGCGTTTGCCATGCCTCAGATACCCCAATACTCGGGTACCACTGATCCCTCGGAGCATGCTGAGCTATACCGTGACCAAATGCTTATTAAGGGTGTAGATGAGAGCGCCATGTGTAGGATgtttacacacacactcacGGGCCCCGCGAAGTCATGGTTTCGCTCTTTGAAGGCGGGTAGCATATCTTCCTTACACCAATTGTTATCTGAATTTACTAAAGAGTTTTCCTATGCTTCCACTCAAGATAGGGTAGCCTCCAAACTTGCCTTTATCAAGCAAGGGGAAGCCGAGCCTTTGGCGGAGTATGTAAGTCGTTTCCACCAAGAGGTGCTGCGGACCGGAGCATTTGGAAACCAATACACATTGacacattttgagaaaaatttacGGTTGGGTAAGTTATGGCGTTCTTTTCAAAAGAAGCGTCCACTTTCATATGGGGAAGCCCGTTCTCGGGCGTTGCAACAAGTGGAGATGGACGAAAAATGCCAATTGAAGCGCCAAGAAGATAAGGCCGATGTTACAAAGAACAAGGAGAAGCCCAAGAGGGTGGAGGCCCCAATACCGCGGGTGCCCCGAGCACGGAGCCCTCCACGGGCTGCCTTGCGGGGACGAGGGTATAACCCTCAGGGTGCCTCAAGGGTACCCCAACCTCCAAGATCGCCACCACCGGATCAGCGAGAGCCACCGCCGAGGCCTCGGTATGAATCTTACCACCCACTGAATCGATCCCCAGAGCAGATCTTCTACCATATTCGGGATAGTGGCCTCCTCCGCCCTCCTAAGCCAATGAAGAAGTACCCCAACATGAAGCGTAGCCTGAAGTATTGCGAGTTCCATGAGGACTTTGGTCACAGCACAGCCGAGTGCTTCACCTTgcgagaagaaattgaatctttgatTCTCAGCGGGTACCTCAAAGAATTTGTTGCTGGCATGAGAGAAGCTCAGAAATCTGCGGAACATGATAAAGGCAAGCGGGTAGCTGATGGCAGTCCCGAACGAGAGGTACCCCTTGGACACAAGAAAGGCGTGTATGTCCGAATGATCATGGGCGGACCGACTTTAGCGGGCCAATCTAGGAGGGCTATCAAAGGCTATGGTAGATCGTTGTCGATAACCACCAATATGGGCAGAGAAGTCAACCTTAATGAATGGGGTACACCGAAGGTACCCCACCATCCCCCGCCTATCCTTTTTACAGAAAAAGATGCGGAGGGCATCTCGTACCCCCACGATGATGCCTTCGTAATTACGTTGAAGGTTGCCACTGGTAAGGTAGCAAGAACTCTCGTAGATACCGGTAGCTCCGTTGACATCATTTTCAAAAGCGCCTTGGATCAGCTATTGATTGAGTCGCCAAAGATCACCCCATATGCTACGCCTCTTATTGGGTTCGCCGGAGATATGGTTATACCAAAAGGCATCATTACGCTGCCCGTTACACTTGGTAAGGTACCTCACCGTGTTGTTCAtatgattgattttcttattgtaGATCACCCGGGTGCCTACAATATTATATTGGGTAGGCCGTTCTTAGTAGCAACTAAAGCGGTGGTATCCATGCACTATCTCGCCATGAAAGTCCCGGCCGCCCAAGAAGTTATCACCATTAAAGGGGACCAGCAATCGGCTCGTGGATGTTATTCCGTGGCCTCCAAAGTCACTTACCAAATCGCTTCAGATCCGCCAATGAAGGGGTACCCTAGTGGCAGCCAGCCCACACCTTCCCCCTCAAAGCGAGCACTTGCTAGACAGCGAAGAACAGTACTGAAAAAATCTCCTCAAGTAGCCCACCCACGAGAAAAGTTGGAGTTTTCACCAAGGGAGATGGAAGCAGTTACGGGGGATAGCTCGAGGGTACCTCACGGGGACCAGGAGGAGCCCAGATGTGAAGTTGAGGCACCTTTGGATCCCCGAATATTGAAAGATGAAATGCGGGGTACCCCAGTTGAAGATCTTATTTCAGTCTCGATTTGCGCCACCGACCCAACAAAGACAGTGAAAGTAGGCTCCAACCTCTCGAAGGAACAAAGGGAGAAACTCATCACCTTCTTATGTGAGCACCTCGATGTATTTGCTTGGTCCCACTCGGATATGCCGGGTATCCCACATTCTCTCTCATGTCACAAACTCAATGTCAGCCCGCATAATAAACCGGTCAAACAGAAGCGTCGCGCCTTCAATCAAGAGAGGTACGATGCAATTGAACAAGAGGTAGACCGCCTATTAGTAGCACGGTTTATTCGGGAAGCAGTGTACCCCGATTGGGTGTCCAACGTTGTTCTTGTCAAGAAATCAAACGGAAAGTGGCGCATGTGCGTGGACTTCACCGACTTGAATAAGTCCTGCCCCAAGGATAGCTTCCCGCTTCCTCGGGTGGACCAGCTGGTTGATGCAACAGCGGGGCATGAAATGCTTAGTTTTATGGACGCCTTCTCCGGGTACAACCAAATCCCGATGTACGAACCCGATCAAGAGAAAACAGCCTTCATCACCAACCGGGGGTTATACTGTTATAAGGTTATGCcgtttggtttgaagaatgCCGGGGCTACCTACCAGCGGCTagtgaacaaaatttttaaagaacaAATCGGGCGCACCATGGAGGTGTACATAGACGACATGATCACCAAATCGGTGCATGCGGGGGAACACCTGGGGCACCTCAGAGATATCTTTACCGTTTTGAGAAAACATCAGATGCGGCTAAACCCTGAAAAATGTGCATTCGGGGTAACCTCGGGAAAGTTTCTCGGTTTCATGGTACAACAACGGGGGATTGAAGCCAACCCCGATAAAATTCGCGCAGTTCTTGACATGAAATCGCCAAGCACCATCAAGGAGGTTCAAAGCTTGGCAGGCCGGGTAGCTGCTTTGAGCCGCTTTATCTCCAAGGCTACCGACCGGTGTAAGCCCTTTTTCAAAGCTTTGAAGACCGGTAAAAAGCTCCAATGGACACCCGATTGCGAAGAGGCTTTCCAAGAACTGAAGGGGTACCTCGTGAATGCTCCACTACTTGCCAAACCTGAGCCGGGAGAGGTGCTGCTGCTATATCTCGCCGTATCCGAGCATGCCACCAGCTCTGTCTTACTCCGAGAGGAAGATAATGGGGTACAACGACCTATTTACTACACTAGTAAGGCTATGGTTGATGCCGAAAAAAGGTACCCCACCTCTGAGAAGATCATTTTGGCATTGGTTGTCTCCGCACGGAAGCTCAGACCATATTTTCAGGCTCACACCATTGCAGTCGTCACCAACCTTCCCCTCCGGCAAATCCTTCAGAAGTTAGACATGTCCGGAAGGCTTCTCCGATGGTCCCTCGAATTAAGTGAGTTCGACATCATCTTCAAGCTTCGTTCGGCGATTAAAGCTCAGGCCATTGCTGATTTCATTGCGGAATTCGCCAATGACTCAAGTGGTGAAGGCGATCTGAGATACCTGTTAGATACCCCACCTACCGATGAAGAGGAGCAGGTCTGGGAAATATATGTGGATGGTTCCTCTAACTCACACGGAAGTGGCGCGGGAGTTATTATAATCGACCCGAACAAGGTGAAAATATGCTACGCCCTGCAATTCGGattcaaggcttcaaacaaCGAAGCCGAGTACGAGGCAATCATAGCGGGGTTGAGGATGTCGAAGGCTTTGGGAGCAAAAAGGGTACACGTCAAGAGCGACTCACAGTTGGTGGTAAGCCAGATTACCGCACAATATCAAGCGAAAGAGGAAAACATGAAGGGGTACCTCGAAAAAACCAGAGAGTTGATGTCCCAATTTTGCGAGGTTAAAGTGGAAAGGGTACCCCGACTGGAGAACAGCGAAGCCGATACCCTAGCGAAAATGGCGTCCCTTGGTGTAGCTCAGTCAGCCGGCCCCATCACAACAGAACACATACCCGCCCCCAGCATTGATCTCCTAGAGCCGTTGGAAGTAGGATCACTGTCCAACGAGGTACTTTGGATGGAGCCTATCATAAGGCACCTCAAGGATGGAGACCTCCCCTCAGATAAAAGTGAAGCGAGAAGACTAAAGTATAAAGCTGCCCGGTATTGCCTGATCCAGGATACCCTATACAGAAGAGGGTTCACTCTTCCTTACCTTAAATGCTTGGGAAGCGACGAGGCCGAGTATGTCATGAGGGAGATACATGAGGGGATTTGTGGCAATCATTATGGAGCACAATCACTGGCGCAAAAAGCTCTCCGTCAGGGGTACTACTGGCCAACCATGCGGGAAGATGCCAAGAATATGGTACGAAACTGTGACAAATGCCAAAGGTTCGCCAGGGTACCCCACCTACCCCCAGAGAAGCTAACAGTTATATCTTCCCCTTGGCCCTTCGCTATGTGGGGAGTGGACCTCATTGGCCCGTTACCTACCGGGAAGGGGCAAGCAAAACATGCAATCGTGGCGGtagattattttacaaaatgggCGGAAGCGGAGCCACTAACAAGCATCACAGAAAGGAAAACCACCGAATTCATTTGGAAGAACCTCATTTGCAGATTTGGAATCCCTTATGCAATTATCAGTGATAACGGCAAGCAATtcgataatgaaaaatttcgaAGCTTTTGTTCGGAGTTGGGGATAGCCAACCGATTTGCTACACCTGCCCACCCCCAATCTAATGGGCAAGTCGAAGCCGTTAACAAGATTATCAAAGGTATCCTGAAGAAGAAGCTAGAGGAAAGAAAGGGAGCATGGGTAGACGAGCTACCTGGCGTACTGTGGGCATACCGGACTACTCAAAACACCTCCACCAGGGAGACCCCGTTTTCCCTCGCATTCGGTGTTGACGCAGTGATTCCTGCAGAAATCGGGGTACCCTCTCACAGGGTTGAATACTTCGATGAGGCCGAGAACACCTCCTTGGTTGCTTCAAACCTTGATTTGGTGGCTGAAAAAAGGGCTAGAGCAGAACTGAGGACAGCCATATATCAGCATCGCATTTCGGGTCTATATGAAAAAAGGGTACGCCCTCGATCCTTCAAGAAAGGAGACTTGGTCTTGAGAAGGGTAACTCAGAACACTAGGGTACCCTACGAAGGTGCTTTCGGGGCAAATTGGGAAGGACCTTACCGCATCGACAAACCCGTTGGGACAGGTGCATACAGGCTACTCCACATGGATGGCACAATTGTGAGGCACCCCTGGAACGCTGCAATGCTACGGAAATATTACTAA